The Methanoculleus marisnigri JR1 genome window below encodes:
- a CDS encoding DUF92 domain-containing protein: MTKPPGLVLASVLTLVFIGLAPLLQPAWLLTLFLVPFSLVLFLIKETRYVSLSIVALAVIYGLGWLSTFVFTCTLGIVVIGEVVFRLTGARHAAYLHHLVAAIAVSVAVMVYLQYAAPFVAVMGVVVAVLLRAALRGRDDALMIEALGVAMTMFLFEELNFEVDLTLLVAAAVIAFGFGYTSYRVRVADVSGLFSGAMIGIILIVFADVRWFLIMLTFFIIGAGATRYRYGDKEQLGVAQEHGGVRGYFNVFANGLVATAAAILYGLTGQPAFAALFMGSVASAAADTAASEIGVTGKVPYLITTLKPVPRGTNGGVTLRGEAAAVIASVLVAVVAWAMGVADPWMAAVTIAAGFIGTNVDSLVGATLENSGRIGNSGTNLVATFSGGVSGMLIYMLLG, from the coding sequence ATGACAAAGCCGCCGGGGTTGGTTCTGGCATCGGTGCTCACCCTCGTCTTCATAGGCCTTGCCCCCCTGCTCCAGCCGGCGTGGCTGCTCACGCTCTTCCTCGTCCCGTTCTCGCTCGTCCTCTTTCTCATCAAAGAGACACGCTACGTATCGCTCTCGATCGTCGCGCTTGCCGTGATCTACGGACTCGGCTGGCTCTCGACGTTCGTCTTCACCTGCACGCTCGGCATCGTCGTGATCGGCGAGGTGGTCTTCCGGCTCACCGGCGCCCGGCATGCGGCGTATCTCCATCACCTGGTTGCCGCAATCGCCGTATCGGTTGCGGTGATGGTCTACCTGCAGTACGCCGCGCCGTTCGTCGCCGTGATGGGCGTGGTCGTCGCGGTGCTCCTCCGTGCGGCCCTCCGGGGCCGGGACGACGCCCTGATGATCGAGGCGCTCGGCGTCGCGATGACCATGTTCCTCTTCGAGGAGCTCAACTTCGAGGTCGACCTGACTCTTCTCGTCGCCGCGGCCGTGATAGCGTTCGGGTTCGGCTACACCTCCTACCGCGTCCGGGTGGCCGATGTCAGCGGCCTCTTCTCGGGCGCCATGATAGGGATCATCCTGATCGTCTTCGCGGACGTCCGGTGGTTCCTGATCATGCTCACCTTCTTCATCATCGGTGCCGGGGCTACCCGGTATCGCTACGGCGACAAGGAGCAGCTCGGCGTCGCCCAGGAGCATGGGGGCGTGCGCGGTTACTTCAACGTCTTCGCGAACGGCCTGGTGGCGACCGCCGCCGCCATCCTCTACGGCCTGACCGGCCAGCCGGCATTTGCGGCGCTCTTCATGGGCAGCGTCGCCTCGGCGGCCGCCGATACCGCCGCAAGCGAGATCGGGGTCACGGGAAAGGTGCCGTACCTGATCACGACGCTCAAGCCGGTGCCGCGGGGGACGAACGGCGGGGTGACCCTGCGGGGCGAGGCCGCGGCCGTCATCGCATCCGTCCTCGTCGCCGTCGTCGCATGGGCGATGGGCGTCGCCGACCCCTGGATGGCCGCCGTCACGATCGCCGCCGGGTTCATCGGCACCAATGTCGACAGCCTGGTGGGTGCAACGCTCGAAAACAGCGGCAGGATCGGGAACTCGGGCACGAACCTGGTCGCTACGTTCTCCGGCGGCGTCTCGGGGATGCTGATCTATATGCTGCTCGGGTGA
- a CDS encoding HisA/HisF-related TIM barrel protein: MELILAVDLAGGLVVHGKSGDRAGYRPLTWGIAPSAEPEAYLSALAPRYLYIADLEALEGRTPQDGLVRRCAAMVERCYLDRGCRSPDECAAVEGVMPIVGTETAARAIEDLAAYPAGYLSIDVKGGRVLPWGIRPSEMLRRAAALSFEGCILLNIGAVGTERGLVREKLEEMRACYPGRLLYGGGVAGTDDIRLLEKVGFDGAIIATAVHRGTVPLEWLRRGHPC, encoded by the coding sequence ATGGAACTGATTCTTGCAGTCGATCTGGCAGGCGGCCTCGTGGTGCACGGGAAGTCCGGAGACCGCGCGGGTTACCGGCCGCTGACCTGGGGGATCGCGCCCTCGGCCGAACCGGAAGCCTACCTCTCCGCTCTCGCGCCCCGGTATCTCTACATCGCCGACCTCGAGGCTCTCGAGGGCAGGACACCGCAGGACGGCCTCGTCCGGCGGTGCGCCGCGATGGTCGAGCGGTGCTACCTCGACCGGGGCTGCAGGTCGCCTGACGAATGCGCCGCGGTCGAGGGAGTGATGCCGATTGTCGGCACCGAGACGGCGGCGAGAGCGATCGAGGACCTTGCGGCATACCCGGCAGGCTACCTCAGCATCGACGTCAAAGGCGGCCGGGTGCTCCCCTGGGGCATCCGGCCTTCGGAGATGCTCCGCCGTGCGGCGGCACTCTCGTTCGAGGGGTGCATCCTCCTCAACATCGGCGCCGTGGGGACGGAACGAGGCCTCGTCCGGGAGAAACTCGAAGAGATGCGGGCGTGCTACCCCGGCCGCCTCCTCTACGGGGGCGGGGTCGCCGGGACCGACGACATCCGTCTCCTCGAAAAAGTCGGGTTCGACGGGGCGATCATAGCGACCGCCGTTCACCGCGGCACCGTGCCGCTCGAATGGCTCCGGAGGGGACACCCGTGCTGA
- a CDS encoding valine--tRNA ligase, with protein sequence MSPSHQLPKNYDIEEVETRWQDTWRDEDNYFDPASSKPRFIIDTPPPYPTGNFHIGNALNWCYIDFIARYKRMRGYNVMFPQGWDCHGLPTEVKVEETYGITKNDVPREKFREMCRDLTLSNIEKMRATMRRLGFSTDWSHEYITMLPDYYRKTQASFLQMLKAGDIYQSEHPVNFCTRCETAIAFAEVNYAPRTTKLNYFDFDGVEIATTRPELLAACVAVAVHPEDERYRGMKGKRLTVPIFGHDVPVIEDVAVDPEFGSGAVMICTFGDKTDVYWWKQHGLDLRKAIDRQGIMTATAAPYTGMSSEDCREAILADMEKAGILKRQEELEQRVGTCWRCKTPIEILSERQWFVRVHQDEILESARRVSWTPEHMFARMENWANSMEWDWCISRQRIFATPIPVWFCTACGEMVIPAEKDLPIDPTVDKPKAPCPKCGGSDFTGETDVLDTWMDSSISVLHVTGWDGTGKPPFFPAQIRPQGHDIIRTWAFYTILRAKALVGGHPWDEILVNGMVLGEDGFKMSKSRSNIISPEAIVGDYGADALRQWGAGGAATGSDIMFNWNDVVAASRFQTKLWNIFRFVMGHLEKGADPDAPVTELTDRWLLVRLSETVAEVTAAMEGYQFDRALRAIREFAWNTLADDYIEIVKGRLYAADSSRASACSALRMTMDVLCRLLAPIIPHFAEECYHNLAGESVHKEAWPDFSYADDEARRHGDLLVKTVAELRRYKHDKGMALNAPLGHVMIYAPEPVDDAGDAGRALNADARWSTGTPRLEEVVSGVDFNMAVIGPVLRKQARGFMQAVEALPPELLKNPPATVTVAGEDIPVPANSFTPKVAYRVAGEEVDVLTLGDVVVTIGHQP encoded by the coding sequence ATGTCGCCGTCACATCAACTACCCAAAAACTACGATATCGAAGAAGTGGAGACGCGCTGGCAGGATACCTGGCGGGATGAGGACAACTATTTCGACCCCGCCTCGTCGAAACCACGGTTCATCATCGACACGCCGCCGCCCTATCCCACCGGGAACTTCCATATCGGGAACGCGTTAAACTGGTGCTATATCGACTTCATCGCGCGGTACAAGCGCATGCGCGGCTACAACGTCATGTTCCCGCAGGGGTGGGACTGCCACGGCCTCCCGACCGAGGTGAAGGTCGAGGAGACCTACGGGATCACCAAGAACGATGTACCGCGGGAGAAGTTCCGGGAGATGTGCCGCGACCTCACGCTTTCAAATATCGAGAAGATGCGGGCGACCATGCGGCGGCTTGGGTTCTCGACCGACTGGAGCCACGAGTACATCACCATGCTCCCGGACTACTACAGAAAGACCCAGGCGTCGTTTTTGCAGATGCTCAAAGCCGGCGACATCTACCAGAGCGAGCATCCGGTGAACTTCTGCACCCGGTGCGAGACGGCCATCGCGTTCGCCGAGGTCAACTACGCGCCCCGCACCACCAAACTCAACTACTTCGACTTCGACGGCGTCGAGATCGCCACCACCCGGCCCGAGCTGCTCGCGGCCTGCGTTGCCGTGGCCGTCCATCCCGAAGACGAGCGGTATCGCGGGATGAAGGGGAAGAGGCTCACCGTCCCGATCTTCGGTCACGATGTTCCGGTCATCGAGGACGTCGCGGTCGACCCGGAGTTCGGCAGCGGCGCGGTGATGATCTGTACGTTCGGCGACAAGACGGACGTCTACTGGTGGAAACAGCACGGCCTGGACCTCCGCAAGGCTATCGACCGGCAGGGCATCATGACCGCAACCGCGGCCCCCTATACGGGGATGTCGTCTGAGGACTGCAGGGAAGCGATCCTCGCCGACATGGAGAAGGCCGGGATCCTGAAGCGGCAGGAGGAACTCGAGCAGCGGGTGGGGACCTGCTGGCGGTGCAAGACCCCGATCGAGATCCTCTCGGAGCGGCAGTGGTTCGTCCGGGTACACCAGGACGAGATCCTGGAATCGGCGCGGAGGGTCTCCTGGACACCGGAGCATATGTTCGCCCGGATGGAGAACTGGGCGAACTCCATGGAATGGGACTGGTGCATCTCCAGGCAGCGGATCTTCGCGACCCCTATCCCCGTCTGGTTCTGCACTGCCTGCGGCGAGATGGTCATCCCGGCCGAGAAAGACCTCCCGATCGACCCGACGGTCGATAAGCCGAAGGCACCCTGCCCGAAGTGCGGGGGATCGGACTTCACCGGCGAGACGGACGTGCTCGACACCTGGATGGACTCCTCGATATCGGTGCTCCACGTCACCGGGTGGGACGGAACCGGCAAACCTCCGTTCTTCCCGGCGCAGATCCGCCCTCAGGGACACGATATCATACGGACGTGGGCGTTCTACACCATCCTCCGGGCGAAGGCGCTGGTCGGCGGCCACCCCTGGGACGAGATCCTGGTCAACGGGATGGTCCTCGGGGAAGACGGGTTCAAGATGAGCAAGAGCCGGAGCAACATCATCTCTCCCGAGGCGATCGTCGGGGATTACGGCGCGGACGCGCTCCGGCAGTGGGGCGCCGGGGGTGCCGCCACCGGTTCGGACATCATGTTCAACTGGAACGACGTCGTCGCGGCGTCCCGGTTCCAGACCAAACTCTGGAACATCTTCCGGTTTGTGATGGGACACCTGGAGAAGGGGGCCGATCCCGATGCACCGGTGACGGAACTCACCGACCGGTGGCTGCTCGTCCGGCTCTCCGAGACCGTGGCGGAGGTCACCGCCGCGATGGAGGGCTACCAGTTCGACCGGGCGCTCAGGGCGATCCGGGAATTTGCCTGGAACACGCTCGCCGACGACTACATTGAGATCGTGAAAGGCCGGCTGTATGCGGCCGACAGCAGCAGGGCCAGTGCCTGCAGCGCGCTCCGGATGACGATGGACGTCCTCTGCCGCCTGCTTGCCCCGATCATCCCGCACTTCGCGGAAGAGTGCTACCATAACCTCGCCGGCGAGAGCGTGCACAAAGAAGCCTGGCCGGACTTTTCATACGCCGACGACGAAGCGCGGCGCCACGGCGATCTCCTCGTGAAGACGGTCGCCGAACTCCGGCGCTACAAGCATGATAAGGGCATGGCACTGAACGCCCCGCTCGGCCACGTCATGATCTACGCGCCGGAGCCGGTCGACGACGCCGGCGACGCCGGACGTGCCCTCAATGCCGATGCGCGCTGGAGCACCGGCACGCCCCGGCTCGAGGAGGTCGTGAGCGGCGTGGACTTCAATATGGCGGTCATCGGCCCGGTGCTCAGGAAGCAGGCCCGCGGGTTCATGCAGGCAGTGGAGGCGCTCCCGCCGGAACTGCTCAAGAACCCGCCTGCGACCGTGACGGTCGCAGGCGAGGATATTCCGGTTCCGGCCAATTCCTTCACGCCGAAGGTCGCCTACCGGGTGGCGGGAGAAGAGGTGGACGTCCTCACGCTCGGGGACGTCGTCGTGACGATCGGGCACCAGCCCTGA
- a CDS encoding pyruvate kinase alpha/beta domain-containing protein, giving the protein MSFVTRNTYYFDAPGRENTHDAARFAVERARELGVKKVVVASSSGRTALAFRDAMAGTDLELIVVTHAVGFSKPGEWDFSPEAAGTLRAGGAKIVTGTHALSGLERAISRSSKLGGSSRTEAIAEALRRTVAVGLKVAVECVLIAADQGAVGVDEEVIAVGGTATGADTVCVIRPAHTASFFDLQVREIVAMPRNR; this is encoded by the coding sequence ATGAGCTTCGTAACCCGGAATACTTACTACTTCGATGCGCCGGGTAGAGAGAACACCCACGACGCCGCCCGGTTCGCCGTCGAGAGGGCACGGGAACTCGGCGTCAAAAAGGTCGTTGTCGCGAGCAGCAGCGGCCGGACGGCGCTTGCCTTCCGGGATGCTATGGCAGGAACGGACCTCGAACTGATCGTCGTCACCCACGCGGTCGGGTTTTCAAAGCCCGGCGAGTGGGACTTCTCGCCGGAGGCGGCCGGGACCCTCCGGGCTGGGGGCGCGAAGATCGTCACCGGGACGCACGCTCTCTCCGGGCTCGAACGCGCGATATCCCGCTCGTCGAAACTCGGCGGGAGTTCCCGCACGGAAGCGATCGCCGAGGCGCTGCGGCGGACCGTCGCGGTCGGCCTGAAGGTCGCGGTGGAGTGCGTCCTCATCGCGGCCGACCAGGGCGCGGTCGGTGTCGATGAAGAGGTGATCGCGGTCGGGGGCACCGCCACCGGTGCCGACACCGTCTGCGTCATCCGTCCCGCGCATACCGCGTCGTTCTTCGATCTGCAGGTGCGCGAGATCGTTGCCATGCCGAGGAACCGGTGA
- a CDS encoding DUF7847 domain-containing protein, with protein sequence MTLESVTGAAGLLRQHPVLWSVGLVMGALVVLDLVIPIYGGAFYTQPLALLQVLVMPFLAGGVYGTIRAENFSFGEFMQSGKTYYFRILLPALVIFFAVVLTIILLTIPLTLLGAGAAANMAALLFGVILSIAFFTFFYDTVAVFEETGVFESIRRSIEFVMNNLGRVLVFYLVNIAVFAVLGFLALFAWTALLVNKLEPLVSMSPDELQAVMPEDILALIGTEGIWITAIVYAVVIVLFSVFLYAYKASFFKNHAGAVQAEQGEYDEKGRWYKY encoded by the coding sequence ATGACGCTCGAATCGGTCACCGGTGCCGCCGGACTCCTCCGGCAGCACCCCGTCCTCTGGTCGGTCGGCCTCGTCATGGGCGCTCTCGTGGTTCTCGACCTCGTCATCCCCATCTACGGCGGGGCGTTCTACACGCAACCCCTGGCACTCCTGCAGGTTCTCGTGATGCCGTTTCTGGCCGGCGGCGTCTACGGCACGATCCGTGCGGAGAACTTCTCCTTCGGGGAGTTCATGCAATCGGGCAAGACCTACTACTTCCGGATACTCCTACCGGCACTCGTCATCTTCTTCGCGGTCGTCCTGACCATTATTCTGCTCACGATACCGCTCACGCTCCTCGGCGCCGGAGCCGCCGCGAACATGGCGGCGCTCCTCTTCGGGGTCATCCTCTCGATCGCCTTCTTCACGTTCTTCTACGACACCGTGGCGGTCTTTGAAGAGACGGGGGTCTTCGAGTCGATCCGGAGAAGCATCGAGTTCGTCATGAACAACCTCGGCAGGGTTCTCGTCTTCTACCTGGTCAACATCGCCGTCTTCGCGGTGCTCGGCTTTTTGGCCCTCTTTGCCTGGACCGCTCTCCTCGTGAACAAACTCGAACCGCTCGTCAGCATGAGCCCCGACGAACTCCAGGCGGTGATGCCGGAGGATATCCTCGCGCTCATCGGGACGGAGGGGATATGGATCACCGCAATCGTCTATGCAGTCGTGATCGTGCTCTTCTCGGTCTTCCTCTACGCCTACAAGGCGAGTTTCTTCAAAAACCACGCCGGTGCTGTGCAGGCAGAACAGGGGGAGTACGACGAGAAGGGGCGGTGGTATAAGTACTGA
- the guaB gene encoding IMP dehydrogenase translates to MYIEKMQMKTTFTFDDVLLEPAESWVEPDEADVRSRFSRNIPLNIPLVSAAMDTVTESVMAITMAREGGIGVIHRNMPADREVAEVRVVKQAEDLIEREVVAVGPEATVTDVERVMRQYGIGGVPVIENDKVIGIVSRRDIRAILPKRGEAKITGYMTKKLITASEDITAENALETMYANKVERLPVVDGEGCLVGIITMRDILEKRQYPRANRDAIGKLRVAAAVGPFDFNRAMMLVEAGVDALVVDCAHGHNMNVVKAVGEIKASVAVDVVAGNIATKQAASTLAGTVDGLKVGIGPGSICTTRIVAGVGVPQVSAIANVAEVAHDADVPVVADGGIRYSGDIAKAIAAGADCIMAGSLFAGTDEAPGRVTTIKGRRYKQYRGMGSLGVMSSGESSDRYFQKKEFGRTKFVPEGVEGVTPYVGHVSDVIYQLVGGLKSAMGYTGSKTIVDLKKNGRFLRITPAGYGESHPHNIMITDEAPNYRLFE, encoded by the coding sequence ATGTACATCGAGAAGATGCAGATGAAAACAACGTTTACGTTCGACGACGTGCTTCTTGAGCCCGCCGAATCATGGGTCGAGCCCGACGAGGCCGATGTCAGGTCGCGGTTCTCGCGCAACATTCCCCTGAATATCCCTCTCGTGAGCGCCGCTATGGATACGGTGACCGAGTCGGTGATGGCGATAACCATGGCCCGGGAAGGCGGCATCGGTGTCATCCACCGGAATATGCCTGCGGATCGCGAGGTCGCCGAGGTCAGGGTCGTCAAGCAGGCCGAGGACCTGATCGAGCGCGAGGTCGTGGCGGTCGGTCCCGAGGCCACGGTCACCGACGTGGAACGGGTCATGCGGCAGTATGGTATCGGCGGCGTGCCGGTCATCGAGAACGATAAGGTGATCGGCATCGTCAGCCGCAGGGACATCCGGGCGATCCTCCCGAAACGCGGCGAGGCGAAGATCACCGGCTACATGACGAAGAAGTTGATCACGGCCTCCGAGGATATCACGGCGGAGAACGCGCTCGAGACGATGTATGCGAACAAGGTCGAGCGTCTCCCGGTCGTGGACGGGGAAGGGTGCTTGGTCGGCATCATCACGATGCGGGATATCCTCGAGAAACGCCAGTATCCCCGCGCGAACCGCGATGCGATCGGGAAACTCCGGGTCGCCGCCGCGGTGGGCCCCTTCGACTTCAACCGGGCGATGATGCTCGTCGAGGCGGGGGTCGACGCTCTGGTGGTGGACTGCGCCCACGGCCATAACATGAACGTCGTCAAAGCGGTCGGGGAGATCAAGGCGAGCGTCGCCGTCGACGTGGTGGCCGGGAACATCGCGACGAAGCAGGCGGCCTCGACCCTCGCCGGGACCGTCGACGGGTTGAAGGTGGGCATCGGGCCGGGCTCCATCTGCACGACACGGATCGTCGCGGGCGTGGGCGTGCCGCAGGTTTCTGCCATCGCAAACGTCGCTGAGGTGGCGCACGACGCCGACGTGCCGGTGGTCGCCGACGGCGGCATCCGCTACTCCGGAGACATCGCGAAGGCGATTGCCGCGGGCGCGGACTGTATCATGGCGGGCAGCCTCTTTGCCGGCACCGACGAGGCGCCGGGGAGGGTCACGACGATCAAGGGCCGGCGCTACAAGCAGTATCGCGGGATGGGATCGCTCGGCGTCATGAGCAGCGGCGAGTCGAGCGACCGCTACTTCCAGAAGAAGGAGTTCGGGAGAACCAAGTTCGTTCCCGAAGGCGTCGAGGGGGTCACGCCCTACGTCGGCCATGTATCGGACGTCATCTACCAGCTTGTCGGCGGCCTGAAGTCCGCCATGGGCTACACGGGTTCAAAGACAATAGTGGATCTGAAGAAGAATGGCAGATTCCTCAGGATTACGCCTGCGGGCTATGGCGAGAGCCACCCGCACAACATCATGATCACCGACGAGGCGCCGAACTACCGCCTCTTCGAGTGA
- a CDS encoding helix-turn-helix transcriptional regulator, whose amino-acid sequence MSDQEEEAFKVIQSHRQGVLQSELWKLLDIDSRKCSRIVKRLLDAGLIERIEFRSDGIKTYLLRAKKRAIDPCIILAGGEVLPCIGCDQECTPEECALLLDWMYQLALEEYQ is encoded by the coding sequence ATGTCCGACCAGGAGGAAGAAGCATTCAAGGTTATCCAGTCCCATCGTCAGGGGGTTCTCCAGAGCGAACTCTGGAAACTTCTCGATATCGACAGCAGGAAGTGCTCGAGGATCGTGAAGCGGCTGCTTGATGCCGGGTTGATCGAACGCATCGAGTTTCGCAGCGACGGCATCAAGACTTACCTGTTGCGCGCGAAGAAACGCGCAATCGACCCCTGCATCATCCTTGCGGGAGGAGAGGTTCTCCCGTGCATCGGCTGCGATCAGGAGTGCACCCCGGAAGAATGCGCACTCCTTCTCGACTGGATGTACCAGCTTGCTCTTGAAGAGTATCAGTAA
- the tmk gene encoding dTMP kinase — MLITIEGIDGSGKSTLLARLRELLADLDPLFTREPGATWVGESVRRAIAERMDPITEALLFCADHAAHIDTVIRPALDEGRLVISDRYADSRFAYQPVVLDGVLPDPLSWLRRIHEGWSIRPDRTFLLVLPVEDAVSRLGPEKKREYFENAAILEQVQENYLNLAAADPLRFVVVDALLPKEEVARFIAGEIRAGARSSRRRPRA; from the coding sequence GTGCTGATCACCATCGAAGGGATCGACGGGAGCGGGAAGAGCACGCTTCTTGCCCGTCTCCGGGAACTGCTCGCCGACCTCGATCCGCTCTTCACCCGCGAGCCCGGCGCCACCTGGGTCGGCGAGTCGGTAAGGCGGGCGATTGCCGAACGTATGGACCCGATCACCGAGGCGCTCCTCTTCTGCGCCGACCACGCCGCGCACATCGATACGGTGATCCGGCCCGCCCTCGACGAGGGAAGGCTTGTCATCTCCGACCGCTACGCCGACTCGCGGTTCGCCTACCAGCCGGTCGTCCTCGACGGCGTCCTCCCCGACCCGCTCTCCTGGCTTCGCCGGATCCACGAAGGATGGTCGATCCGGCCCGACCGGACGTTTCTCCTGGTCCTGCCGGTCGAAGACGCCGTCTCACGACTTGGCCCTGAGAAAAAGAGAGAATACTTCGAGAACGCCGCGATCCTCGAGCAGGTGCAGGAGAACTACCTGAACCTTGCAGCCGCCGACCCGTTACGGTTCGTCGTCGTCGATGCGCTGCTCCCAAAAGAAGAAGTTGCCCGGTTCATCGCGGGCGAAATCAGGGCTGGTGCCCGATCGTCACGACGACGTCCCCGAGCGTGA
- a CDS encoding ArsR/SmtB family transcription factor, translating into MLEGSEVSRLLDILGNRNRRRIIQLLRQKPCFVTEISERLVLSPKAVIEHLQLMEREEILISYQDERRRKYYYLSHDINVIVNLQKQDGVTLPSVEENQRTRFARNLEAFRKMVRARDELLDNLEQLEREIESRFAEVMRMRGGSVTDDGDLEIILALSHADLRLAELEEVSSLSTDELKQRLGNLMHTGVVERINDRYRIRGTHGE; encoded by the coding sequence ATGCTCGAGGGCAGTGAGGTTTCCCGTCTCCTCGATATCCTGGGAAATCGGAACAGGCGGCGAATAATACAACTGCTGAGGCAGAAACCGTGTTTTGTGACCGAGATCTCCGAGCGCCTGGTGCTCAGTCCGAAAGCGGTGATAGAACACCTGCAGTTGATGGAGCGCGAAGAAATCCTCATCTCCTACCAGGACGAACGCAGGCGAAAGTATTACTATCTCTCGCATGACATCAATGTCATCGTAAACCTGCAGAAGCAGGATGGGGTTACGCTTCCCTCCGTTGAAGAGAACCAGAGAACACGATTTGCAAGAAACCTCGAGGCGTTCAGGAAGATGGTTCGGGCTCGCGACGAACTGCTGGATAACCTCGAACAACTGGAGCGGGAGATCGAATCGAGGTTCGCCGAGGTCATGCGCATGCGGGGGGGCTCCGTCACCGACGACGGAGATCTGGAGATCATCCTCGCCCTCTCCCATGCCGATCTGCGCCTCGCGGAACTCGAGGAAGTGAGCAGCCTGTCCACGGATGAGCTGAAACAGAGACTGGGCAACCTCATGCACACGGGGGTTGTCGAGCGAATCAACGACCGATACCGGATACGTGGTACACATGGCGAATAA
- a CDS encoding LSM domain-containing protein encodes MVNGIVLPVKKVFSLVDSKITVEIKDDSRKLQGRLVAVDEHLNLHMDETTEYTGEQRGRTLGTVVIRGNNILTIAPLL; translated from the coding sequence ATGGTTAATGGTATCGTACTCCCTGTGAAGAAGGTTTTTTCGCTCGTAGACTCTAAAATCACTGTTGAGATCAAAGATGACAGCAGGAAACTCCAGGGACGGCTCGTGGCGGTGGATGAACACCTGAACCTGCATATGGACGAGACCACCGAGTATACCGGGGAACAGCGGGGCCGCACCCTCGGGACCGTCGTCATTCGCGGCAACAATATCCTGACCATTGCGCCCCTGCTCTGA
- a CDS encoding (5-formylfuran-3-yl)methyl phosphate synthase — protein sequence MQLLVSPSSIEEAKSSLSADIIDVKKPSEGSLGANFPWIIRGIKEIAGKKPVSAAIGDNEYKPGTAALSAYGAAHAGADYIKVGLMFDGEDRAREVIEAVTTAVKHEFPEKYVVIAAYADFARMGTISPLAIGSLVADAGADVAMIDTGIKDGKSLFEFMDEETLIRFVGQNQDLGLQTALAGSLKFEDLDALKRINPEIIGVRGMVCGGDRSTTVRAELVEKAMLMLR from the coding sequence ATGCAATTACTCGTCAGTCCAAGCAGCATTGAGGAGGCAAAAAGCTCGCTTTCCGCTGACATCATCGACGTAAAGAAACCCTCTGAGGGGTCGCTGGGCGCGAATTTTCCCTGGATCATCCGGGGGATCAAGGAGATCGCCGGCAAGAAGCCTGTCAGCGCTGCAATCGGGGACAATGAGTATAAACCGGGAACCGCAGCTCTTTCTGCATACGGCGCCGCGCATGCAGGTGCCGATTATATCAAAGTCGGCCTGATGTTCGACGGAGAAGACCGTGCCCGCGAGGTCATCGAGGCGGTGACCACGGCGGTGAAGCACGAGTTTCCCGAGAAATACGTCGTCATTGCAGCGTATGCCGATTTTGCAAGGATGGGCACGATCTCGCCGCTCGCGATCGGTTCTCTGGTCGCGGATGCCGGGGCCGACGTCGCCATGATCGACACCGGTATTAAAGATGGGAAGAGTCTCTTTGAGTTCATGGACGAGGAGACATTGATCCGGTTTGTCGGGCAGAACCAGGATCTCGGGTTGCAGACGGCTCTTGCCGGGTCGCTGAAGTTCGAGGATCTCGATGCCTTAAAGCGGATCAACCCCGAGATCATCGGTGTCCGGGGGATGGTCTGCGGGGGCGATCGGTCGACAACGGTCAGGGCGGAACTGGTGGAGAAAGCAATGTTGATGCTCAGGTGA